From Tiliqua scincoides isolate rTilSci1 chromosome 2, rTilSci1.hap2, whole genome shotgun sequence, the proteins below share one genomic window:
- the LOC136642167 gene encoding zinc finger protein RFP-like → MAAGGPVQELCDEATCPICLDYFTDPVTVGECGHNFCQACLTQCWGKEDVVASCPQCRETIQKSNLIPNRQLANFVAIARKFSLVGGKKTEKGGPLCEKHQEPLKLFCKNDKKPLCVVCDLEHRFHKVVLMEEASQEYKGKICSCLPVLKKQREQVLAFKADVEKEHQDLLNQTEAERQKMVAEFRQLYRFLEEQEQLLLAQMEETEKEIITRRDEYITKLSEELSSLESLIQEMEEKCQQPASELLQNIGSIMNSYEEKKTFENPVDIPLGLKWKIWDFGDINVFLEGVTKQFKDTLLSGLQLQKANVTLDPDTAHPQLIVSEDHQSMRLGCRAKNLPKNPERFDQFSIVLGCEEFTAGRHFWEVCVSPEEEWAVGVARKSLGRKGIVVFSPQEGIWALGKWGGGYRATTEPLPPFLSLAGELRRIRVSLNYAVGQVTFFDADAAAPIFTFSAASFSSEILQPFFWVYEKAHLSLDC, encoded by the exons atggcagctGGGGGTCCAGTCCAGGAGCTCTGCGATGAAGCCACCTGTCCCATCTGCCTGGACTATTTCACAGACCCAGTGACCGTTGGGGAGTGTGGACACAACTTCTGCCAAGCCTGCCTGACCCAGTGCTGGGGGAAAGAGGACGTAGTTGCCTCCTGTCCCCAGTGCAGAGAAACCATTCAGAAAAGCAATCTCATTCCCAATCGACAGTTGGCTAACTTTGTAGCAATAGCCAGGAAATTCAGTCTTGTTGGGGGGAAGAAGACAGAAAAAGGGGGGCCTCTTTGTGAGAAGCACCAGGAGCCCTTAAAACTTTTCTGCAAGAATGACAAAAAACCCCTTTGTGTGGTGTGTGACCTGGAACACAGATTTCACAAGGTGGTCCTTATGGAGGAAGCTTCCCAAGAGTACAAG GGTAAGATCTGCAGCTGTTTACCAGTTCTGAAGAAGCAGAGAGAGCAAGTTTTGGCATTTAAAGCTGACGTGGAAAAGGAACATCAAGACCTGCTT AATCAAACAGAAGCCGAGAGACAGAAGATGGTGGCTGAGTTCAGACAACTATATCGGTTTCTGGAGGAACAAGAGCAGCTTCTGCTGGCCCAGATGGAAGAGACGGAGAAAGAGATTATAACCAGAAGGGATGAGTACATAACCAAACTCTCAGAGGAACTCTCCTCTCTTGAAAGTCTCATCCAGGAGATGGAAgagaaatgccagcagccagcaagtgAACTTCTGCAG aaTATTGGCAGTATCATGAACAG TTATGAGGAGAAGAAGACATTTGAGAATCCAGTGGATATTCCTCTTGGGCTGAAGTGGAAGATCTGGGACTTCGGTGACATAAATGTGTTTCTGGAGGGTGTCACAAAGCAATTCAAAG aCACTCTACTATCTGGACTTCAGCTACAAAAAG cAAATGTcactctggatccagacacggctCATCCTCAACTCATCGTCTCCGAGGATCATCAAAGCATGAGACTGGGATGCAGAGCTAAAAATCTGCCAAAGAATCCTGAAAGATTTGACCAATTTTCTATTGTGCTGGGATGTGAAGAATTCACAGCAGGCAGGCATTTTTGGGAAGTCTGTGTGAGTCCTGAGGAGGAATGGGCGGTGGGGGTCGCGAGAAAGTCTCTGGGGAGAAAGGGCATTGTTGTTTTCAGTCCCCAGGAAGGGATCTGGGctttggggaagtggggaggtggGTACAGGGCCACCACGGAGCCTCTTCCCCCTTTTCTATCCCTGGCTGGGGAGCTCAGGAGGATTCGAGTGTCTCTGAACTATGCTGTGGGGCAGGTGACCTTTTTTGACGCtgatgcagcagccccaatttTTACCTTCTCGGCAGCCTCATTCTCCAGTGAGATCCTTCAGCCCTTCTTTTGGGTGTATGAAAAAGCCCATCTCAGCCTTGATTGTTAA